In one Pseudomonas sp. Bout1 genomic region, the following are encoded:
- the flhB gene encoding flagellar biosynthesis protein FlhB produces the protein MAESESGQDKTEDPTEKRKKDSREKGEIARSKELNTLAIMLAGSGGLLIYGGGLALDLMELMRLNFSLPRDVLLSPGAMGLYLLHSGKIAILAVQPILITLLLAALIGPISLGGWLFAAGSMAPKFSRMNPGPGLKRMFSTKALVELLKALAKFILILFVALTVLSSDIDDLLRIAHEPIELAIIHSVQVVGWSSLWMACGLIIIAAVDAPIQLWESHKKLLMTKQEVRDEHKDQEGRPEVKQRIRQLQREMSQRKMMASVPDADVVITNPTHYAVALKYDPEKGGAPMLLAKGSDFTALKIREIAVANDILLLESPELARSIFYSTDLDQEIPAGLYLAVAQVLAYVYQIRQYRAGKGKRPDPLKDLPIPPDLRRDS, from the coding sequence ATGGCCGAGAGCGAGAGTGGCCAGGACAAAACAGAAGACCCCACGGAGAAACGTAAAAAGGACTCCCGGGAAAAGGGCGAGATTGCCCGCTCCAAAGAGCTCAATACCCTGGCGATCATGCTCGCCGGTTCCGGTGGGCTGCTGATCTACGGCGGTGGCTTGGCCCTGGACCTGATGGAGCTGATGCGCCTGAATTTCTCCCTGCCCCGTGACGTGCTGTTGAGCCCGGGCGCCATGGGCTTGTACCTGCTGCACTCCGGCAAGATCGCGATCCTGGCGGTGCAGCCAATCTTGATCACCTTGCTGCTGGCCGCCTTGATCGGCCCGATTTCCCTCGGCGGCTGGCTGTTTGCCGCCGGCAGCATGGCGCCCAAATTCAGCCGAATGAACCCTGGCCCCGGGCTCAAGCGGATGTTTTCCACCAAGGCCCTGGTGGAACTGCTCAAGGCCTTGGCCAAGTTCATCCTGATCCTGTTCGTGGCGTTGACGGTATTGTCATCCGACATCGACGACCTGCTGCGCATCGCCCATGAGCCGATCGAACTGGCGATCATCCACAGTGTGCAAGTGGTGGGCTGGAGTTCGCTGTGGATGGCCTGCGGGTTGATCATCATTGCCGCGGTGGATGCGCCGATCCAGCTGTGGGAAAGCCACAAGAAGCTGCTGATGACCAAGCAGGAAGTGCGCGACGAGCACAAGGACCAGGAAGGCCGCCCCGAGGTCAAACAGCGGATTCGCCAGCTGCAGCGCGAAATGTCCCAGCGCAAGATGATGGCCTCGGTGCCCGACGCCGACGTGGTCATCACCAACCCGACGCACTACGCCGTGGCGCTCAAGTACGACCCGGAGAAGGGCGGGGCACCGATGTTGCTGGCCAAGGGCAGTGATTTTACCGCGTTGAAAATCCGTGAAATTGCGGTGGCCAATGATATTTTGCTGCTGGAATCGCCGGAGTTGGCGCGGTCGATCTTCTATTCCACCGACCTCGACCAGGAGATTCCGGCCGGGTTGTATCTGGCGGTGGCGCAGGTGCTGGCGTACGTGTACCAGATCCGCCAGTACCGCGCGGGCAAGGGCAAGCGTCCAGACCCGCTCAAAGACCTGCCAATTCCGCCGGATTTGCGTCGCGATTCTTGA
- a CDS encoding flagellar hook-length control protein FliK: MAITSNSLLQAASAAKPQAPAANPPVAAADPRDKAPGFAQVFAKQAPAPAAKPTDTPIKSPRDKPADTSTKPAANNDKPAAGTPAVADNGKTLPATPPAKPDTSDTTAKADDNAPADDPSLAQQPPVDPAVDPALVAAVVPVPVPVTPAPVETPAPAAAKDDKTQPVVAPPVAATDDAKPTFDPEADPLDAMPTVRLAMEQGGHVSASSQAPAKNTSAPTQDQPTAAQSFATGLANMVDQQATKDSADQGGDKAFTGLIEGGLKDLKDASSDTRVDDFANRLAALTQAATPKTANALPPVANAPLAMHQSGWTDEVVNRVMYLSSANLKSAEIQLQPAELGRLDISVKMSADQQAQVTFMSGHAVVREALESQSGRLREMFAQQGMGQVDVNVSDQSRGWQGQQGQDQQQQNQARGVSGSGGRGDGADGGGVGEVAEVAAPVIQSVIGSSAVDYYA; the protein is encoded by the coding sequence ATGGCAATCACCTCGAACTCGCTGCTTCAGGCGGCCTCTGCGGCCAAGCCTCAAGCGCCCGCGGCCAATCCGCCGGTAGCCGCTGCAGACCCGCGGGACAAGGCCCCGGGCTTCGCTCAGGTGTTCGCCAAACAGGCCCCCGCGCCTGCGGCAAAACCCACCGACACACCCATCAAATCGCCCCGCGACAAGCCGGCGGACACCAGCACCAAGCCCGCAGCCAATAACGACAAGCCTGCCGCCGGCACCCCAGCAGTTGCCGATAACGGCAAGACTTTGCCTGCCACCCCGCCAGCCAAACCCGATACCTCGGACACCACCGCCAAGGCCGATGACAATGCCCCGGCAGACGATCCGTCCCTGGCCCAGCAACCTCCGGTCGACCCCGCTGTCGACCCGGCGCTGGTGGCCGCAGTGGTGCCTGTTCCCGTCCCTGTTACGCCTGCGCCTGTAGAAACACCGGCACCGGCTGCGGCAAAAGACGACAAAACCCAGCCAGTCGTGGCACCGCCAGTGGCCGCCACGGACGATGCCAAACCCACCTTCGACCCCGAGGCCGATCCGCTGGATGCGATGCCCACCGTGCGCCTGGCCATGGAGCAAGGCGGGCACGTTTCCGCCAGCAGCCAGGCCCCGGCAAAAAACACTTCAGCCCCAACCCAGGACCAACCGACTGCCGCGCAGAGCTTCGCCACCGGCCTTGCCAATATGGTCGATCAGCAGGCGACCAAGGACAGCGCCGACCAGGGCGGCGACAAAGCCTTTACCGGCCTGATCGAAGGCGGTCTCAAGGACCTGAAGGACGCCAGCAGCGACACCCGTGTCGATGACTTCGCCAACCGCCTCGCCGCGCTGACCCAGGCCGCCACGCCGAAAACCGCAAATGCCCTGCCGCCGGTGGCCAATGCGCCGCTGGCCATGCACCAAAGCGGCTGGACTGATGAGGTGGTGAACCGGGTCATGTACCTGTCCAGCGCCAATCTCAAGTCGGCGGAAATCCAGTTGCAGCCCGCTGAACTGGGCCGCTTGGACATCAGTGTGAAAATGTCCGCCGACCAACAGGCGCAGGTCACCTTCATGAGCGGCCACGCGGTGGTGCGTGAAGCCCTGGAAAGCCAGTCGGGCCGCCTGCGCGAGATGTTCGCCCAGCAGGGCATGGGCCAGGTTGACGTCAACGTGTCCGACCAGTCCCGTGGCTGGCAGGGTCAGCAGGGCCAGGACCAGCAACAGCAGAACCAGGCCCGCGGCGTCAGCGGCAGTGGCGGGCGTGGTGATGGGGCTGATGGCGGCGGTGTCGGTGAAGTGGCCGAAGTTGCAGCGCCGGTGATTCAGTCGGTGATCGGCTCCAGCGCCGTGGACTATTACGCCTGA
- a CDS encoding S-type pyocin domain-containing protein — MRRYNITDGAKTTARGVVKAGLDGAEIEGKLIAREGDRVACPTCESLGVIECIGPRLVQTWEGRQTALDGDLCRCKCSPPPTLIANQSLMYQSLEPAPQPRVAPRSMPPVDSLAPSSFVTPAMTSPPASVCVFAKSCISVPVGSTAAGETPERAANFGAVALMGSTGTGGVVGRVAGTLGADLGAWAVRGLTGAAAGASSALNVVMLAFWPRDIGDSTLHSTEQLASMQVASTRVRFQFRFDEAGDMRVYGLHTRPGSGADRVPVTQARWSADKSAMVAVLDGISILWTPNNGPVVNAPTPYPGTPERLDNLLVHPIPVGQETGITHYPGRDAEDVTWQDTIITFPADSGVPPLYLVFAKPAVKPLEVDTYGAFSGRPRNGLHVDHMPSQAALKRYLEAKAELDDDEIGALMRSVGGIAIPARVHQRFSETYGGRNTKARQRLDAGDLREAVESNFDAIKPYLLEEGYSESELEGARAKLHKVNEDQGWY, encoded by the coding sequence GTGAGGCGCTACAACATCACCGACGGGGCGAAAACCACGGCACGCGGTGTGGTTAAGGCCGGCCTTGATGGTGCAGAAATCGAAGGGAAGCTGATTGCCCGGGAAGGCGACAGAGTTGCCTGCCCAACCTGCGAAAGCCTGGGTGTTATCGAATGCATCGGCCCTCGTCTGGTTCAAACGTGGGAAGGGCGCCAAACGGCTCTGGACGGCGATCTGTGCCGGTGTAAATGCAGCCCCCCGCCCACGTTGATCGCCAATCAAAGCCTGATGTACCAGAGCCTTGAGCCGGCCCCGCAGCCCCGTGTTGCACCACGAAGCATGCCGCCTGTTGACAGCCTGGCGCCTTCCAGCTTCGTCACACCGGCTATGACGAGTCCACCGGCAAGCGTCTGCGTATTCGCCAAGTCCTGCATTTCAGTCCCGGTCGGTTCGACAGCCGCAGGAGAGACTCCTGAACGTGCAGCCAATTTTGGCGCTGTCGCACTGATGGGCTCGACGGGTACGGGTGGCGTTGTTGGGCGTGTGGCGGGAACGCTGGGCGCGGATCTTGGTGCCTGGGCTGTTCGCGGACTTACTGGGGCCGCTGCCGGAGCCAGCTCGGCGTTGAATGTCGTGATGTTGGCTTTTTGGCCACGGGATATCGGGGATTCAACGCTGCACAGCACGGAGCAATTGGCGAGCATGCAAGTTGCCAGTACCCGGGTGCGCTTCCAGTTTCGTTTTGATGAGGCTGGGGACATGCGGGTTTACGGCCTGCATACAAGGCCGGGCAGTGGCGCCGATCGTGTGCCGGTAACACAGGCCAGATGGAGCGCCGACAAGAGCGCGATGGTGGCGGTGCTGGACGGTATTTCTATCCTCTGGACGCCGAACAACGGCCCGGTGGTGAATGCGCCGACGCCTTATCCCGGTACCCCTGAGAGGTTGGATAACCTGCTGGTGCATCCGATTCCGGTGGGGCAGGAGACGGGGATTACGCACTATCCGGGACGGGATGCTGAGGACGTTACCTGGCAGGATACGATCATCACGTTTCCTGCTGATTCGGGTGTGCCGCCGTTGTATTTGGTGTTTGCCAAGCCGGCGGTAAAGCCGTTGGAGGTAGATACTTACGGTGCATTCAGTGGACGACCAAGAAACGGTTTACATGTGGATCACATGCCCTCTCAGGCCGCCTTGAAGCGTTATTTGGAAGCAAAAGCAGAGCTTGATGATGATGAAATCGGAGCATTAATGAGGAGTGTTGGCGGCATCGCTATTCCTGCACGGGTTCATCAAAGGTTTAGCGAGACATATGGCGGTAGAAATACTAAGGCTAGGCAACGTTTGGACGCCGGCGATCTGCGGGAAGCAGTTGAGAGTAATTTCGATGCAATAAAGCCTTACCTGTTAGAGGAGGGGTACTCGGAGTCTGAACTTGAGGGCGCGCGTGCCAAACTGCACAAAGTAAATGAAGATCAGGGGTGGTACTGA
- a CDS encoding DUF6124 family protein, producing the protein MIKPTPNPPLDSETHNTPVVLFTVIDGISTEDLLVNLTETLASAHALTCDFAFELEGSKREGALGIAQLIEVARLLADRVLDDIEQSAPMRYR; encoded by the coding sequence ATGATCAAACCCACACCAAACCCTCCACTCGATTCCGAAACCCACAACACCCCCGTCGTGCTGTTCACCGTCATCGACGGCATCAGCACCGAAGACCTGCTGGTCAACCTCACCGAAACACTGGCTTCGGCCCACGCCCTGACCTGCGACTTTGCTTTTGAGCTGGAAGGATCAAAACGGGAAGGCGCGCTGGGGATTGCGCAGCTGATTGAGGTAGCGCGGTTGCTGGCAGATCGGGTGCTGGATGACATTGAGCAGTCAGCGCCAATGAGGTATCGCTAA
- the fliO gene encoding flagellar biosynthetic protein FliO produces the protein MKRSLVGLLSTLPLSVMAAEPVAQAAAPALGSGVGGQLTQLMLGLLLVVGLIFVLAWVLRRVQRIGPGNAQVIELVGSRALGPRDRLVLVQVGDEQILLGITPGRITPLHVLKTPMEVAQTQAATPEFAQRLMELLGKDQKDKK, from the coding sequence ATGAAGCGCTCATTGGTAGGACTGTTATCCACGCTGCCCTTGAGCGTAATGGCAGCAGAGCCGGTCGCCCAGGCAGCCGCACCGGCGCTCGGCAGCGGCGTGGGCGGGCAATTGACCCAACTGATGTTGGGTTTGTTGCTGGTGGTGGGGCTGATCTTTGTGCTCGCCTGGGTGCTGCGCCGCGTGCAGCGCATCGGCCCTGGCAATGCGCAGGTTATCGAACTGGTAGGTTCGCGCGCCCTGGGCCCGCGGGACCGGCTGGTGCTGGTGCAAGTGGGCGATGAGCAGATTCTGCTGGGCATCACCCCCGGCCGCATCACCCCGCTGCACGTGCTCAAGACACCTATGGAAGTGGCCCAGACTCAAGCGGCCACACCGGAATTCGCCCAGCGCCTCATGGAGTTGCTGGGCAAGGATCAGAAGGATAAGAAGTAA
- the fliQ gene encoding flagellar biosynthesis protein FliQ gives MTPEVAVDLFREALWLTTMMVAVLVVPSLLVGLLVAMFQAATQINEQTLSFLPRLLVMLITLIVAGPWLVQTFMEYILQLYGSIPQLIG, from the coding sequence ATGACGCCAGAAGTAGCGGTCGACCTGTTTCGTGAAGCGCTGTGGCTGACCACCATGATGGTCGCCGTGCTGGTGGTGCCGAGCCTGTTGGTGGGCCTGCTGGTGGCGATGTTCCAGGCCGCGACCCAGATCAACGAACAGACCCTGAGCTTCCTGCCGCGCCTGCTGGTGATGCTGATCACCCTGATCGTCGCCGGCCCGTGGCTGGTGCAAACCTTCATGGAATACATCCTGCAGCTGTACGGCAGTATTCCGCAGTTGATCGGCTGA
- the fliN gene encoding flagellar motor switch protein FliN: MATEHENTSAEDQALADEWAAALEETGDVGQDDIDALLAADAATAPVGNRIPMEEFGSVPKNNEPVTLDGPNLDVILDIPVSISMEVGSTEINIRNLLQLNQGSVIELDRLAGEPLDVLVNGTLIAHGEVVVVNEKFGIRLTDVISPSERIKKLR; encoded by the coding sequence ATGGCTACTGAACACGAAAACACTTCCGCCGAAGACCAGGCCCTGGCTGACGAGTGGGCGGCTGCCCTGGAAGAAACCGGCGATGTCGGCCAGGACGATATCGACGCGCTGCTGGCGGCCGATGCGGCCACTGCACCGGTCGGCAATCGCATTCCCATGGAAGAGTTCGGCAGCGTGCCGAAGAACAACGAGCCGGTGACCCTGGACGGTCCGAACCTGGACGTGATCCTCGACATCCCGGTGTCGATTTCCATGGAAGTCGGCAGCACTGAAATCAACATCCGCAACCTGCTGCAACTCAACCAGGGTTCGGTGATCGAGCTGGACCGCCTGGCCGGCGAGCCGCTGGACGTGCTGGTCAACGGCACGTTGATCGCGCATGGCGAAGTGGTGGTGGTCAACGAGAAGTTCGGCATCCGCCTGACCGACGTGATCAGCCCGAGCGAACGCATCAAGAAGTTGCGTTGA
- the fliR gene encoding flagellar biosynthetic protein FliR, with the protein MLALTDTQISTWVASFILPLFRVTAVLMTMPVFGTTLVPRRIRLYFAVAITVVIVPGLPPMPPVNALDLSAMMLIAEQIIIGALLGFSLTLFFQAFVIAGQIISIQMGMGFASMVDPTNGVSVAVIGQFLTMLVTLLFLAMNGHLVVFEVMTESFTTLPVGSGLVVNHFWELVGRLSWVLGASLLLVLPAITALLVVNIAFGVMTRAAPQLNIFSIGFPLTLVLGMGIFWVGMADILNQYQPLATDALQFLRDLARAR; encoded by the coding sequence ATGTTGGCGTTGACCGACACCCAGATCAGCACCTGGGTGGCGTCGTTCATCCTGCCGTTGTTCCGGGTTACCGCAGTGTTGATGACCATGCCGGTGTTCGGCACCACCCTGGTACCGCGGCGCATTCGCCTGTACTTCGCGGTGGCGATCACCGTGGTCATCGTGCCGGGCTTGCCGCCGATGCCGCCGGTGAATGCGCTGGACCTCAGCGCGATGATGCTGATCGCCGAGCAAATCATCATCGGCGCCTTGCTGGGCTTCTCGCTGACGCTGTTCTTCCAGGCCTTCGTGATCGCCGGGCAAATCATCTCGATCCAGATGGGCATGGGCTTCGCGTCCATGGTCGACCCTACCAACGGCGTGTCGGTGGCGGTGATCGGGCAATTCCTGACGATGCTGGTGACCTTGCTGTTCCTGGCGATGAACGGCCACCTGGTGGTGTTCGAGGTCATGACCGAAAGCTTCACCACGTTGCCGGTGGGCAGCGGGTTGGTGGTCAATCATTTCTGGGAGCTGGTGGGGCGCTTGAGCTGGGTGCTGGGTGCTTCGTTGCTGCTGGTACTGCCGGCGATCACCGCGCTGCTGGTGGTCAATATCGCCTTTGGCGTGATGACCCGCGCGGCGCCGCAGTTGAACATCTTCTCTATCGGTTTCCCGTTGACCCTGGTGCTGGGCATGGGGATTTTCTGGGTCGGCATGGCTGACATTCTCAATCAGTATCAACCGCTGGCGACCGACGCCTTGCAGTTCTTACGTGACTTGGCGCGGGCGCGGTAA
- the fliM gene encoding flagellar motor switch protein FliM — MAVQDLLSQDEIDALLHGVDDGLVQTEMAAEPGSVKSYDLTSQDRIVRGRMPTLEMINERFARYTRISMFNMLRRSADVAVGGVQVMKFGEYVHSLYVPTSLNLVKIKPLRGTALFILDAKLVFKLVDNFFGGDGRHAKIEGREFTPTELRVVRMVLEQAFIDLKEAWQAIMEVNFEYINSEVNPAMANIVGPSEAIVVSTFHIELDGGGGDLHVTMPYSMIEPVREMLDAGFQSDLDDQDERWVKALREDLLDVDVPLSATVARRQLRLRDILHMQPGDVIPVDLPEELIMRANGVPSFKVKLGSHKGNLALQVIEPINRR; from the coding sequence ATGGCCGTGCAAGACCTGCTGTCCCAGGATGAAATCGATGCGCTGCTCCATGGCGTCGACGATGGTCTGGTACAGACCGAAATGGCTGCCGAGCCCGGCAGCGTCAAAAGCTACGACCTGACCAGCCAGGATCGCATCGTCCGTGGACGCATGCCGACCCTGGAAATGATCAACGAGCGTTTCGCCCGTTACACCCGCATCAGCATGTTCAACATGCTGCGCCGCTCGGCGGACGTGGCGGTGGGCGGCGTGCAGGTGATGAAGTTCGGTGAATATGTGCACTCGCTGTACGTGCCCACCAGCCTCAACCTGGTCAAGATCAAGCCGCTGCGCGGTACCGCGCTGTTCATCCTCGACGCCAAGCTGGTGTTCAAGCTGGTGGACAACTTCTTCGGCGGTGACGGCCGTCACGCCAAGATCGAAGGCCGTGAGTTCACCCCGACTGAATTGCGCGTGGTGCGCATGGTGCTGGAGCAGGCCTTCATCGACTTGAAGGAAGCCTGGCAGGCGATCATGGAAGTCAATTTCGAGTACATCAACTCGGAAGTGAACCCGGCCATGGCCAATATCGTCGGCCCCAGCGAAGCCATTGTGGTCTCCACCTTCCATATCGAACTCGATGGCGGTGGCGGCGACCTGCACGTGACCATGCCGTACTCGATGATCGAGCCGGTGCGCGAGATGCTCGACGCTGGCTTCCAGTCTGACCTCGACGACCAGGACGAACGCTGGGTGAAAGCCCTGCGCGAAGACCTGCTGGACGTCGACGTACCCCTGAGCGCCACCGTGGCCCGTCGCCAGCTGCGTTTGCGGGATATTTTGCACATGCAGCCGGGGGATGTGATTCCCGTCGACCTGCCGGAAGAACTGATCATGCGCGCCAATGGCGTGCCGTCGTTCAAGGTCAAGCTCGGTTCTCACAAAGGCAACCTGGCGTTGCAAGTGATTGAACCGATCAACCGTCGCTGA
- the fliP gene encoding flagellar type III secretion system pore protein FliP (The bacterial flagellar biogenesis protein FliP forms a type III secretion system (T3SS)-type pore required for flagellar assembly.) → MRVLLTLMLLLAAPLAFAADPLSIPAITLGTNAAGAQEYSVSLQILLIMTALSFIPAFVMLMTSFTRIIIVFSILRQALGLQQTPSNQILTGMALFLTLFIMAPVFDKVNQQALQPYLAEKMTAQDAIDKAQGPIKDFMLSQTRSSDLELFVRLSKRTDIASPDMAPLTILVPAFVTSELKTAFQIGFMIFIPFLIIDLVVASVLMAMGMMMLSPLIISLPFKIMLFVLVDGWALIIGTLAGSFGGV, encoded by the coding sequence ATGCGCGTTTTATTGACGCTCATGCTGTTGCTCGCAGCGCCGTTGGCGTTTGCGGCGGACCCGTTGTCGATCCCGGCGATTACCCTGGGCACCAACGCGGCGGGCGCGCAGGAATATTCGGTCAGCCTGCAGATCCTGCTGATCATGACCGCACTGAGCTTCATCCCCGCGTTCGTGATGCTGATGACCAGCTTCACCCGCATCATCATCGTGTTCTCGATTTTGCGTCAGGCCCTCGGCCTGCAGCAGACGCCGTCGAACCAGATCCTCACCGGCATGGCGCTGTTCCTGACGCTGTTCATCATGGCGCCGGTGTTCGACAAGGTGAACCAGCAAGCCCTGCAACCGTACCTGGCAGAAAAAATGACCGCCCAGGATGCGATCGACAAGGCACAAGGCCCGATCAAGGATTTCATGCTGTCGCAGACCCGTTCCAGCGACCTTGAGCTGTTCGTGCGCTTGTCCAAGCGTACCGACATCGCCAGCCCCGACATGGCGCCGCTGACCATCCTGGTGCCGGCGTTCGTCACCTCGGAGTTGAAGACCGCGTTCCAGATCGGCTTTATGATCTTCATTCCGTTCCTGATCATCGACCTCGTGGTTGCGAGCGTGCTGATGGCCATGGGGATGATGATGCTGTCGCCGCTGATCATTTCGTTGCCGTTCAAGATCATGCTGTTCGTGTTGGTGGACGGGTGGGCGCTGATTATCGGCACCCTGGCGGGCAGTTTTGGTGGGGTATAG
- the fliL gene encoding flagellar basal body-associated protein FliL, with product MAKSDDVAKAPAGKGKLKLILLIVLGLILAIGVSVGATWYFMHSASSKPAATAEANPNVKQPAIFEPMLPAFVANFNQNGRQRYLQVSITLLARNQADLDALKVHMPVIRNNLVMLFSAQGFDTLVTPVGQEMLRQKVTASVQEVAQKEVGKPVIEQVLFTNFVLQ from the coding sequence ATGGCGAAGAGCGACGACGTAGCAAAAGCACCCGCAGGCAAGGGCAAGCTCAAGCTTATCCTGCTGATTGTACTGGGCTTGATCCTGGCGATCGGCGTGTCCGTGGGGGCTACCTGGTACTTCATGCACAGTGCCAGCAGCAAACCGGCAGCGACTGCCGAGGCCAACCCCAACGTCAAGCAACCGGCAATCTTCGAGCCGATGCTTCCGGCGTTTGTCGCCAACTTCAATCAGAACGGCCGTCAACGCTACCTGCAGGTGAGCATTACCCTGCTGGCGCGTAACCAGGCCGATCTGGATGCCCTCAAGGTGCATATGCCCGTGATTCGCAACAACCTGGTGATGCTGTTCTCCGCCCAGGGCTTCGACACCCTCGTCACCCCGGTGGGCCAGGAAATGCTGCGCCAGAAGGTCACTGCCAGCGTGCAGGAAGTGGCCCAGAAGGAAGTCGGCAAGCCTGTGATCGAGCAGGTGCTCTTCACTAATTTCGTATTGCAGTAG
- a CDS encoding Hpt domain-containing protein: MAEIHLDPDVLTGLQEVMEGEYPKLLDTFLDDSQKRVEALRRARDDAKALGRIAHSFKGSSGNLGAVRLAELCQLLEDKSAKPVVTDLGRLVDEIDHEFALVRPLYEHERGRFGL, translated from the coding sequence GTGGCAGAGATTCATCTGGACCCCGATGTGCTGACTGGCTTGCAGGAGGTCATGGAGGGCGAGTATCCGAAGTTGCTCGATACGTTTCTTGATGACTCGCAAAAGCGGGTCGAGGCGTTGCGCAGGGCGCGGGATGACGCCAAGGCGTTGGGGCGGATTGCGCATAGCTTCAAGGGGAGTAGCGGTAACCTTGGGGCTGTGCGGTTGGCTGAACTTTGTCAGTTGCTTGAGGATAAGTCGGCCAAGCCTGTGGTTACGGATTTGGGGCGATTGGTGGATGAGATTGACCATGAATTCGCGCTGGTGCGGCCGTTGTATGAGCATGAGCGGGGGCGGTTTGGGCTCTGA